The Couchioplanes caeruleus sequence GGAAGACCGTGCGGTTGTCGCGCACCGTGACGTCTTTGGCGTCGCAGTCCCAGATCAGGTGCGCGTTGGTCTTCGCCGGGTTGAGCGAGCAGTTGGCCCAGTACTCTTTGCGCGCGCCCTGAAGCACGATGATGCCGTGTGCGGTCTCCTTGAGCACCCAGCTGTCCCGGCCCAGGCTGTTGTCGTACGCGCGCTTCGTGCTCATGCCATGCAGGAAGACCGGAGGCACCACCACCGTGTTGTGCGCGACCAGCACCTTCTCGGAGCTGGAGACCAGAATGCCGGCGCTGTACGCGTAGAACTTGCCACCCTCCGGCGCGAACCGGGCGCTGCCGGCGCCGTTGCCCCGCACGTCGTTGTGCTGGATGTACCCGGACTTGCTGATCTCGTACATGATGCCGACGCCCTCGTTGTCGGTCACGGTGTTGTGCTCGATGTGCGCGTCGATGTTGTAGATGTCGAACCAGATGCCCTGGCCGAAGTTGTCGTGCACCCAGTTATACCGGTACTGGATGCCTACCGTGTTGGTGAACTTGCCGGCGCCGCCCTCGGCCGCACCCTCGTGGAGGTGGTACCCGGCGACGTTGTTGTAGGCGATGTCGTTGTTCTCCATGACGGTGTACCGGCCGTCACCGCTGATGCCCTGGTGGCCGTTCCACTGCACGCGGTTGCGGCGCGCCTGGCCGCCGTAGACGGCGATGCCACCGCCGTGGTTGTCCTTGACGTCGAGGTTCTCGACGATCCAGCCGGTGGGCTTGCTCGCACCGCCCACTGCGTACTCGTGGCCCGGCGTCGCGTACCGCTGGACGACGAAGTTCCGGATCTCGACGTTCTCCGCGCCGGACGCGCCGTCGAAGGCGTACGGGGTGCGCGTCAGGCTGACCGTCCGGCCGGCCGGATCGGTGCCCGAGTACAGCTTCTTGGTCGCGGCGTCGATGAAGTACTTGTTCGTCGTCACCTCTGCCGCGCTGGCCACGCGGGTCTGCCGACTGGCGCCGACATACAAGTCGTCGGTGAGCCGGCAGGCCGGCCGCTGATCGACGCAGACCAGGTCGTAGGACGTCGGCACCGGGTTGGCGGCGAC is a genomic window containing:
- a CDS encoding right-handed parallel beta-helix repeat-containing protein translates to MRPLVATASIAGVLALALVAPAAPAAAAAAPAVAASTATPPASLGVVGPVTTITCPTGSTILEPSDPTRGIDNDGWKAAVEAQGAAGRTFCFRTGRYTGFSVRPQTGQKFYGTPGTVLDGSVALTGTVGENGLWTYRGVAANPVPTSYDLVCVDQRPACRLTDDLYVGASRQTRVASAAEVTTNKYFIDAATKKLYSGTDPAGRTVSLTRTPYAFDGASGAENVEIRNFVVQRYATPGHEYAVGGASKPTGWIVENLDVKDNHGGGIAVYGGQARRNRVQWNGHQGISGDGRYTVMENNDIAYNNVAGYHLHEGAAEGGAGKFTNTVGIQYRYNWVHDNFGQGIWFDIYNIDAHIEHNTVTDNEGVGIMYEISKSGYIQHNDVRGNGAGSARFAPEGGKFYAYSAGILVSSSEKVLVAHNTVVVPPVFLHGMSTKRAYDNSLGRDSWVLKETAHGIIVLQGARKEYWANCSLNPAKTNAHLIWDCDAKDVTVRDNRTVFQGTWTSKLIDPATGRELVDPATGKPYRSDGKGASGSGLLANGETRKAVVTFQNNRYEMSNCADWRWFWLIPNPDDPDNPQAEYKGASGPLAGAQNAGLESESSICTPVPS